A section of the Deinococcus taeanensis genome encodes:
- a CDS encoding ABC transporter ATP-binding protein, giving the protein MAEVILEHINKRYGTKHHAVKDFNLHIQDRELMVFVGPSGCGKSTTLRMIAGLEDISDGILKIGDRVVNDVPPKDRDIAMVFQNYALYPHMNVYENMAFGLKLRKTPKEEIDRRVREAAKILQIEHLLGRKPKELSGGQRQRVAMGRAIVREPKVFLMDEPLSNLDAKLRVEMRSQISQLHRRLGATIVYVTHDQVEAMTLGNRIVVMRDGVIMQVDTPMNLYDFPQNRFVAGFIGSPSMNFLSGRVQNGEFVIGENRVAPMGRLAQSVKAYEGKDVLMGIRPEHLGMVGMTDIPRGTNVLRGQVVVVEPLGAQTDLIIDVSGQHITAKVEGQANVLPGDSVELVVDQTRLHAFDPSSEAAIDRGTPTGSRGQADTPGLGYEYPAAASIY; this is encoded by the coding sequence ATGGCAGAAGTGATTCTGGAGCACATCAACAAGCGTTACGGCACCAAGCACCACGCGGTGAAGGATTTCAACCTTCACATTCAGGACCGTGAGCTGATGGTGTTCGTCGGGCCCTCCGGCTGCGGGAAGTCCACCACCCTGCGCATGATCGCAGGTCTGGAAGACATCAGCGACGGCATTCTGAAGATCGGCGACCGCGTCGTGAACGACGTGCCCCCCAAGGACCGTGACATTGCGATGGTCTTCCAGAACTACGCTCTGTACCCGCACATGAACGTGTACGAGAACATGGCGTTCGGTCTGAAGCTGCGCAAAACGCCGAAAGAAGAGATTGACCGCCGCGTGCGTGAAGCGGCGAAGATCCTTCAGATCGAGCACCTGCTGGGCCGCAAACCCAAGGAACTCTCCGGTGGTCAGCGTCAGCGCGTGGCGATGGGCCGCGCCATTGTGCGTGAACCGAAAGTCTTCCTCATGGACGAGCCGCTCTCCAACCTGGATGCCAAGCTCCGCGTGGAGATGCGTTCCCAGATCAGCCAGCTGCACCGCCGCCTGGGCGCAACCATCGTGTACGTGACGCACGATCAGGTGGAAGCCATGACGCTCGGCAACCGCATCGTGGTGATGCGCGACGGCGTGATCATGCAGGTCGACACGCCCATGAACCTGTACGACTTCCCCCAGAACCGCTTCGTGGCCGGCTTTATCGGCAGCCCCAGCATGAACTTCCTGTCCGGCCGCGTGCAGAACGGTGAATTCGTGATCGGCGAGAACCGCGTGGCGCCCATGGGCCGCCTCGCGCAGAGCGTCAAGGCCTACGAGGGCAAGGACGTCCTGATGGGCATCCGCCCTGAGCACCTGGGGATGGTCGGCATGACTGACATTCCCCGCGGCACGAACGTCCTGCGCGGCCAGGTGGTCGTGGTGGAACCGCTGGGCGCGCAGACCGACCTGATCATTGACGTGTCCGGGCAGCACATCACCGCGAAGGTTGAAGGGCAGGCGAACGTGCTGCCGGGCGACAGCGTGGAACTGGTCGTGGATCAGACCCGCCTGCACGCCTTTGACCCCAGCAGCGAGGCCGCCATTGACCGTGGTACGCCCACCGGCTCGCGCGGCCAGGCGGACACCCCCGGCCTGGGTTACGAGTACCCGGCTGCAGCTTCCATTTACTGA
- a CDS encoding type IV pilus twitching motility protein PilT produces MTLDELLREMVSRRASDVHLQAGSPPMGRIDGALVPFGTQALMPPDTQMLAQALMTGDQWDDFTYRNELDLAYSVSGLGRFRCNVFRQRGAVGMVMRIVSDAIPGFEALGLPADVMRGLADAPRGLILVTGPTGAGKSTTLASLVDHINRTFAYNIITVEDPIEILHKNKKSIVVQREVGSDTRDFRTALKYAMRQDPDVIMIGEMRDKETVEAALSASQTGHLVLSTLHTQDAVRTVNRIIDFFPPFEREQVRLQLAESLVGIISQRLLRRADGVGRVLGLEVLMNTPLIQEYVKNEDKTPLIKDALIEDNIRGMHTFDQHLVQLYRNTLITLDEALAAATSPHELKLMVTRSGITY; encoded by the coding sequence GTGACGCTGGATGAGCTGCTGCGGGAAATGGTGTCGCGCCGCGCGTCAGACGTGCACCTGCAGGCGGGCAGTCCGCCGATGGGGCGGATTGACGGGGCGCTGGTGCCCTTCGGAACGCAGGCGCTGATGCCGCCGGATACGCAGATGCTTGCGCAGGCGCTCATGACGGGCGATCAGTGGGACGATTTTACGTACCGCAATGAGCTGGACCTGGCGTACTCCGTGTCCGGGCTGGGCCGGTTCCGCTGCAACGTGTTCCGCCAGCGGGGCGCGGTGGGCATGGTGATGCGCATCGTGTCGGACGCCATTCCAGGCTTCGAAGCGCTGGGGCTGCCCGCAGATGTGATGCGCGGCCTGGCCGACGCGCCGCGCGGCCTGATTCTCGTGACCGGTCCGACGGGGGCAGGCAAATCCACGACGCTGGCCAGCCTGGTGGATCACATCAACCGGACGTTTGCGTACAACATCATCACGGTTGAGGATCCGATCGAGATTCTGCACAAGAACAAGAAGAGCATCGTGGTGCAGCGGGAAGTGGGCAGTGACACGCGGGATTTCCGGACGGCGCTGAAGTACGCGATGCGTCAGGATCCGGACGTGATCATGATTGGTGAGATGCGGGACAAGGAGACGGTGGAGGCGGCGCTGTCGGCCTCGCAGACTGGTCACCTGGTCCTGAGCACGCTGCACACGCAGGACGCCGTGCGGACCGTGAACCGCATCATTGATTTTTTTCCTCCCTTTGAGCGGGAGCAGGTGCGGCTGCAACTCGCCGAGTCGCTGGTGGGCATCATCAGTCAGCGGCTGCTGCGCCGCGCGGATGGCGTGGGGCGGGTACTGGGGCTGGAAGTGCTGATGAACACGCCGCTGATTCAGGAGTACGTGAAGAACGAGGACAAGACGCCGCTGATCAAGGACGCCCTGATTGAGGACAACATCCGCGGGATGCACACGTTCGATCAGCATCTGGTGCAGCTGTACCGCAACACCCTGATCACGCTCGATGAGGCGCTTGCCGCGGCGACCAGTCCGCATGAGCTTAAGCTGATGGTGACCCGGTCGGGCATCACGTACTGA
- the panC gene encoding pantoate--beta-alanine ligase: MTLTAKGPLVVSTPGELRQLVQGCEVALVPTMGYLHEGHAALIRAARAAVPDGRVVVSVFVNPMQFGPNEDLSRYPRDLERDLRVAGHAGADVVFHPQVSTMYPEGFSTSVTVSGVSEPLDGAARPGHFTGVATVVLKLLNMVRPDVALFGEKDWQQLAVIRRMVRDLNVPVEVRGVPTIRAASGLALSSRNSYLTADQQARAAVLSAALRAVQGAFAAGERRREALEEAGRVVLASEPDLSVDYLSVVGGDMQEREKVENDPMNRVLVAARLSGVRLIDNMALIAPEGPE, from the coding sequence ATGACCTTGACGGCGAAAGGACCGCTGGTGGTATCCACGCCGGGCGAACTGCGTCAGTTGGTGCAGGGGTGCGAGGTTGCGCTCGTCCCGACGATGGGGTACCTGCATGAGGGGCACGCGGCCCTGATCCGGGCGGCGAGGGCGGCCGTGCCGGACGGGCGGGTGGTGGTCAGCGTGTTCGTGAATCCCATGCAGTTCGGGCCGAACGAGGACCTGAGCCGCTACCCACGGGACCTGGAGCGGGACCTGCGGGTGGCCGGTCACGCGGGGGCGGACGTGGTGTTCCACCCGCAGGTGAGCACCATGTACCCGGAAGGGTTCAGTACCAGTGTGACGGTCTCAGGCGTCAGTGAACCGCTGGACGGCGCGGCCCGCCCGGGGCATTTCACGGGTGTGGCGACGGTGGTCCTGAAGCTGCTGAACATGGTGCGGCCTGATGTGGCGCTGTTCGGCGAGAAGGACTGGCAGCAGCTGGCCGTGATCCGGCGGATGGTGCGGGACCTGAACGTGCCGGTGGAGGTGCGGGGCGTGCCGACGATCCGGGCGGCGAGCGGGCTGGCCCTGAGCAGCCGGAACAGTTACCTGACAGCGGACCAGCAGGCACGCGCTGCGGTGCTCTCGGCAGCGCTGCGCGCGGTGCAGGGAGCGTTTGCTGCGGGCGAGCGACGGCGCGAGGCGCTGGAGGAGGCGGGGCGCGTGGTCCTGGCGTCCGAGCCGGACTTGAGCGTGGATTACCTCAGCGTGGTGGGGGGTGATATGCAGGAGCGGGAAAAGGTGGAGAATGATCCCATGAACCGCGTACTCGTGGCGGCCCGGCTGTCCGGGGTGCGTCTGATCGACAACATGGCTTTGATCGCGCCGGAGGGCCCCGAGTGA
- a CDS encoding phage holin family protein encodes MGFLLRLLVNALALYLLTRVYGGVSFAPGADVVSVVLAALVMGIVNALIRPVLLLLSMPVNVLTLGLFTLVVNGVVLWLVAAVTALNVAGFGAAIVGALLLTVISWVLDAVLGVAGLDGDRT; translated from the coding sequence ATGGGTTTCCTTCTTCGTCTGCTGGTGAATGCGCTGGCCCTGTACCTGCTGACGCGGGTGTACGGGGGGGTGAGTTTCGCGCCGGGCGCGGACGTGGTGAGCGTGGTGCTGGCGGCGCTGGTGATGGGCATCGTGAACGCACTGATCCGCCCGGTGCTGCTGCTGCTGTCCATGCCGGTCAATGTGCTCACGCTGGGGCTCTTCACGCTGGTAGTGAACGGCGTCGTGCTGTGGCTGGTGGCGGCCGTCACGGCACTGAACGTGGCGGGGTTCGGCGCGGCGATCGTGGGGGCGTTGCTCCTGACGGTCATCTCGTGGGTGCTGGACGCGGTGCTGGGCGTGGCAGGCCTGGACGGGGACCGGACATGA
- the purB gene encoding adenylosuccinate lyase — translation MIDRYLTPEMKTLWSEASKYRAWLRVELAAMQAQARHGEVPLSAYEALTAQSEADPLDEAFALKVAEIEAVTRHDIVAFTRALTDRYGEEARFIHHGLTSTDVVDTAQNLLLDEALGVILADVEALREVCRTQAVAYKHTPTVGRTHGIHAEPMTFGLKFLNWMATLDRDLERLHAARKRVQVVMLSGSVGTYAHVSPRVEEEVAQAWGWQAAPVTNQTLARDRHAEVLSALAILGTTLERIAVEIRHLQRSEVREAMEPFGKGQTGSSSMPHKKNPILTENVTGFARLLRGFLTTGLENVALWHERDISHSSAERVILPDATSAASYATRRLTGVLRDLVVFPDRMLRNLNDLGGLVFSQRVLHALIDEKGMTREAAYGIVQRNALKSWESGEGLRELLKADPESPLSDGELDAAFDLEWYLRHVNDIYARFGL, via the coding sequence GTGATTGACCGTTACCTGACCCCGGAAATGAAGACCCTCTGGAGCGAGGCCAGCAAGTACCGCGCGTGGCTGAGGGTGGAACTCGCGGCCATGCAGGCGCAGGCGCGGCACGGTGAAGTGCCCCTGTCGGCGTACGAGGCCCTGACGGCGCAGAGTGAAGCTGATCCGCTGGACGAGGCGTTCGCATTGAAGGTCGCGGAGATTGAAGCCGTCACCCGGCATGACATTGTGGCGTTCACGCGGGCGCTCACCGACCGGTACGGGGAAGAGGCCCGGTTCATTCATCACGGGCTGACAAGCACGGACGTGGTGGACACCGCTCAGAACCTGCTGCTCGATGAGGCGCTGGGCGTCATCCTGGCCGACGTCGAAGCGCTGCGGGAGGTGTGCCGCACGCAGGCGGTGGCGTACAAGCACACGCCCACGGTGGGCCGCACGCACGGCATTCACGCAGAACCCATGACCTTCGGGCTGAAGTTTCTGAACTGGATGGCCACGCTCGACCGCGACCTGGAGCGCCTGCACGCCGCACGCAAGAGGGTGCAGGTGGTCATGCTGTCAGGCAGCGTGGGCACGTACGCGCACGTGTCCCCGCGTGTGGAGGAAGAAGTCGCCCAGGCGTGGGGCTGGCAGGCGGCGCCCGTCACGAACCAGACGCTCGCCCGTGACCGGCACGCGGAGGTGCTGAGTGCCCTGGCGATCCTGGGCACCACCCTGGAACGCATTGCGGTGGAGATCCGCCACCTGCAGCGCAGCGAGGTGCGTGAGGCGATGGAGCCCTTCGGGAAAGGCCAGACGGGCAGTTCCTCCATGCCTCACAAGAAGAACCCGATCCTGACGGAAAACGTGACGGGCTTCGCGCGGCTGCTCCGGGGCTTCCTGACGACCGGCCTGGAGAACGTGGCGCTGTGGCACGAACGGGACATCAGCCATTCCAGCGCGGAGCGGGTCATTCTGCCGGATGCGACCAGCGCTGCCAGTTACGCCACGCGCCGCCTGACGGGGGTGCTGCGGGACCTGGTGGTGTTCCCTGACCGCATGCTGCGCAACCTGAATGACCTGGGCGGCCTGGTGTTCAGCCAGCGGGTTCTTCACGCCCTCATTGACGAGAAGGGCATGACGCGCGAGGCGGCGTACGGGATTGTGCAGCGGAACGCCCTGAAGTCCTGGGAGTCCGGCGAGGGGCTCCGGGAGCTCCTGAAAGCTGACCCCGAAAGCCCCCTCAGCGATGGGGAGCTGGACGCCGCGTTCGACCTGGAGTGGTACCTGCGGCACGTGAACGACATCTACGCCCGTTTCGGACTGTAA
- the recG gene encoding ATP-dependent DNA helicase RecG, with the protein MATVAELRDKLRRPLSAELASGCQNRVVAGGVEKLLASPLGNPFPKVRETLSGYAALEHEAREAAVRAALALLTDEPPRAAPRRAARAAVPVAAPGERLPPDAGVAQLDTGPGGARKLQTLGLHLLRDVLHAYPHRHEDRRALPDLSQVEEGQKVTVEGRVVTKSRRSPKPGMLILEVTLETPTGGRVKATWFNQPWVEKQLREGARLVLTGRVKKFGRSVQLGVEHLETVDGAQDSLSTGRIVGVYDAKDGISQEFLRRAAHRALQAVPLDDYLPAHWRQKYGVTDLGDALWGIHFPGDEHHLQRASHRLRFDEYLFLELRMLLQGEDAVLQGKRFQARGDDVHTFEQALPFRFTNAQRRVLLEITDDMRSERQMARLVQGDVGSGKTAVAACALYLAVRDGYQGALMAPTEILARQHYNNLVGYLGPLDVRVGLLIGAMTPRTKLDMQTRIAQGDVDVVVGTQALIQENVQFDHLGLAVIDEEHRFGVQQRRKLLAGRPDVLVMSATPIPRSLALTAYGDLELSVIDELPPGRTPIETKLIQDNFRPQAYGFVMRQIREGRQAFVVTSLIDENENLELLAATQLADDLKTILPEARIDLLHGKMSAAEKDHVMGRFRAHEFDVLVSTTVIEVGVDVPNATVMVIENAERFGLAQLHQLRGRVGRGSAQSYCVLIAGEHSKKTRQRLKIIEGSTDGFVIAEADLKLRGPGELRGTRQSGIPDLRLADLANDTQIIEQARELAKHILAHDPRLEHPRLQYLRSELQNRSQSVAFREVI; encoded by the coding sequence ATGGCGACCGTAGCGGAACTTCGGGACAAACTGCGGCGGCCCCTGTCGGCGGAACTGGCCTCCGGCTGCCAGAACCGCGTGGTGGCAGGCGGCGTGGAGAAACTGCTGGCCTCCCCGCTGGGGAATCCGTTCCCGAAGGTGCGTGAAACACTCAGCGGGTACGCCGCACTGGAACACGAGGCGCGCGAGGCAGCGGTGCGCGCCGCACTGGCCCTCCTGACGGACGAGCCGCCCAGGGCCGCGCCACGCCGCGCGGCGCGGGCGGCCGTTCCGGTCGCGGCCCCGGGCGAACGCCTCCCACCGGACGCCGGGGTGGCGCAGCTGGACACCGGCCCTGGCGGCGCCCGCAAACTGCAGACCCTGGGACTGCACCTCCTGAGGGACGTGCTGCACGCCTACCCGCACCGGCACGAGGACCGTCGCGCCCTGCCGGACCTGTCGCAGGTGGAAGAAGGTCAGAAGGTGACCGTGGAGGGCCGCGTCGTGACGAAATCGCGCCGCAGTCCGAAACCCGGCATGCTGATTCTGGAGGTGACGCTCGAAACCCCGACGGGCGGGCGGGTGAAAGCCACCTGGTTCAACCAGCCGTGGGTAGAAAAACAGCTGCGGGAAGGTGCGCGGCTCGTCCTGACCGGCCGCGTGAAGAAATTCGGGCGCAGCGTGCAGCTGGGCGTCGAGCACCTGGAAACCGTGGACGGCGCGCAGGACAGCCTGTCCACCGGCCGCATCGTCGGCGTGTACGACGCGAAGGACGGCATCTCGCAGGAGTTTCTGCGCCGGGCCGCGCACCGGGCCCTGCAGGCCGTGCCGCTCGACGACTACCTGCCGGCACACTGGCGGCAGAAGTACGGCGTGACCGACCTGGGAGACGCCCTGTGGGGCATTCACTTTCCCGGGGACGAACATCACCTTCAGCGGGCCAGCCACCGCCTGCGCTTCGACGAGTACCTCTTCCTGGAACTACGCATGCTGCTGCAGGGTGAGGACGCCGTGCTGCAGGGCAAACGCTTCCAGGCGCGCGGGGATGACGTGCACACCTTCGAGCAGGCCCTGCCGTTCCGGTTCACGAACGCGCAGCGGCGCGTACTGCTTGAGATAACGGACGACATGCGCTCGGAACGGCAGATGGCGCGCCTGGTACAGGGCGACGTGGGCAGCGGCAAAACGGCCGTCGCGGCCTGCGCGCTGTACCTCGCCGTGCGTGACGGATACCAGGGGGCGCTGATGGCCCCCACGGAAATTCTTGCGCGCCAGCACTACAACAACCTTGTCGGGTACCTGGGGCCGCTGGACGTCCGGGTGGGCCTGCTGATCGGCGCCATGACACCCCGGACAAAGCTGGACATGCAGACCCGCATTGCGCAGGGCGACGTGGACGTAGTCGTGGGCACTCAGGCCCTGATTCAGGAAAACGTTCAGTTCGACCACCTCGGCCTCGCGGTGATTGATGAGGAACACCGCTTCGGGGTGCAGCAGCGCCGCAAACTGCTTGCCGGCCGGCCTGACGTGCTCGTCATGAGCGCCACGCCCATCCCGCGTTCCCTGGCCCTCACGGCGTACGGTGACCTGGAACTCAGCGTGATTGACGAACTCCCGCCCGGCCGCACGCCCATCGAGACCAAACTCATTCAGGACAACTTCCGGCCGCAGGCGTACGGGTTCGTGATGCGCCAGATCCGCGAGGGCCGGCAGGCGTTCGTGGTGACCAGCCTGATCGACGAGAACGAGAACCTGGAACTGCTGGCCGCCACCCAGCTTGCCGACGACCTGAAAACCATTCTGCCCGAGGCGCGCATTGATCTGCTGCACGGCAAGATGAGCGCCGCCGAGAAGGACCACGTCATGGGGCGCTTCCGCGCCCACGAGTTCGACGTGCTGGTCTCCACGACCGTCATCGAGGTGGGGGTCGACGTGCCCAACGCCACGGTCATGGTGATCGAGAATGCCGAACGTTTCGGCCTGGCGCAGCTGCACCAGCTGCGCGGCCGGGTGGGCCGGGGCAGCGCCCAGTCGTACTGCGTGCTGATCGCCGGGGAACACAGCAAGAAAACCCGGCAGCGACTCAAGATCATTGAGGGCAGCACGGACGGCTTCGTGATTGCAGAAGCGGACCTCAAGCTGCGCGGGCCGGGCGAACTGCGAGGCACGCGTCAGAGTGGAATTCCGGACCTGCGACTCGCGGACCTGGCCAACGATACGCAGATCATCGAGCAGGCCCGTGAACTCGCCAAGCACATCCTCGCGCATGATCCGAGGCTGGAACATCCGCGCCTGCAGTACCTGCGCAGCGAACTTCAGAACCGAAGCCAGAGCGTCGCTTTCCGCGAGGTGATCTGA
- a CDS encoding LON peptidase substrate-binding domain-containing protein: protein MRVPLFPLPNLVLFPGVLLPLYVFEARYRTLLADVQASGEPFGIVRIVESSSESSRPFEERVSRVGTLAYLREARPHEDGTSTIMIVGGERFQVQAFHLDRPYLSADVTLWPLENEPTLPPGVAETSSRELLAALLRLNPDSADTIRDSAPEDPLLMASFVASLLPITPRAREDALQCATLQDRLDLLLTLVPRDAKLLN, encoded by the coding sequence ATGCGCGTTCCGCTGTTTCCCCTGCCCAACCTGGTGCTGTTCCCGGGCGTGCTGCTTCCGCTATACGTGTTTGAAGCCCGGTACCGCACGCTGCTGGCTGACGTTCAGGCCAGCGGGGAGCCGTTCGGGATCGTCCGCATCGTCGAGTCCTCCAGCGAGTCCAGTCGGCCGTTCGAGGAGCGCGTGTCGCGGGTGGGCACCCTGGCGTACCTCCGGGAGGCCCGGCCGCACGAGGACGGCACGAGCACCATCATGATCGTGGGCGGGGAGCGCTTTCAGGTGCAGGCCTTCCACCTGGACCGGCCCTACCTGAGTGCCGACGTGACCCTGTGGCCGCTGGAGAATGAGCCCACTTTGCCCCCAGGCGTGGCGGAAACGTCCTCGCGTGAACTCCTGGCGGCGCTGCTGCGCCTGAACCCGGACTCGGCCGACACCATCCGGGACAGCGCGCCCGAAGACCCCCTCTTGATGGCGAGTTTCGTAGCAAGTCTGCTGCCCATCACCCCGCGGGCGCGTGAGGACGCCCTGCAGTGCGCCACCCTTCAGGACCGCCTGGACCTGCTGCTGACGCTGGTGCCCCGGGACGCGAAACTTCTCAACTGA
- the trmD gene encoding tRNA (guanosine(37)-N1)-methyltransferase TrmD: MTAEALPLTFSFLTLFPELLAPFASEAILGRAHERGLVNVQLVNMRDFAQNKHLKVDDTPYGGGAGMVIRADVAERALASLPPADEVILFSPAGPRFTQAVAEDLATKTHLAFLCGRYEGFDARVETLVTRELSVGDFVMMGGEAAAACVLEAVARLRPGVLGDPDSHRADSFSSGLLDYPEYTRPLDWRGQAVPEVLRGGNHAAVAAWRREQALARTLARRPDLLHSAPLTPQDSVTLLTLGASPADLEAWGAPPPPPPKKVRRRKNPPSEPA; this comes from the coding sequence GTGACCGCTGAAGCGCTTCCCCTCACGTTCTCGTTCCTGACGCTGTTCCCGGAACTGCTGGCGCCGTTTGCCAGCGAGGCGATTCTGGGCCGGGCGCACGAGCGCGGCCTGGTGAACGTCCAGCTGGTGAACATGCGGGACTTCGCGCAGAACAAGCACCTGAAGGTGGATGACACGCCCTACGGGGGCGGGGCCGGCATGGTGATCCGCGCGGACGTGGCCGAGCGCGCACTGGCGAGCCTGCCGCCCGCAGATGAGGTGATTCTCTTCAGCCCCGCCGGGCCGCGCTTCACGCAGGCGGTCGCAGAGGACCTCGCCACGAAAACGCACCTTGCGTTCCTGTGCGGCCGCTACGAGGGCTTCGACGCGCGCGTGGAGACGCTGGTCACGCGGGAGCTCAGCGTGGGGGATTTCGTGATGATGGGCGGAGAGGCCGCCGCCGCGTGCGTCCTGGAGGCGGTAGCCCGCCTGCGCCCAGGGGTCCTGGGCGACCCCGATTCGCACCGCGCTGACAGTTTCAGCTCCGGCCTGCTGGATTACCCTGAGTACACGCGGCCGCTGGACTGGCGCGGGCAGGCAGTCCCCGAAGTGCTGCGCGGGGGAAATCACGCGGCAGTGGCGGCGTGGCGCCGAGAGCAGGCCCTGGCCCGGACACTGGCGCGGCGCCCAGATCTTCTGCACTCCGCCCCCCTGACCCCCCAGGACAGCGTGACCCTGCTGACGCTCGGCGCCTCCCCGGCCGACCTGGAGGCCTGGGGGGCTCCACCGCCCCCACCGCCGAAAAAGGTGCGGCGCCGGAAAAACCCGCCGAGCGAACCCGCCTGA
- the rimM gene encoding ribosome maturation factor RimM (Essential for efficient processing of 16S rRNA), with protein sequence MTGEGERTRLGYFLGPHGVKGGVKVYVLGDAAQFSALRRVYIESRGWLRVSRVEQLAPGVALHLAGVSSREGAEELRGLNVYAADSDLPEPEEGIYYYHELRGLAVIDASGAPVGDVVDVEDAGHQDLLLVRHERGESFVPLQAPYVMVNLDERRRPASLTLTGDTPANLLHDEDGDDAGLPGAEGGPRDR encoded by the coding sequence GTGACGGGCGAGGGGGAACGGACGCGGCTCGGGTATTTTCTCGGGCCGCACGGCGTGAAGGGCGGCGTGAAGGTGTACGTGCTCGGTGACGCCGCGCAGTTCAGTGCGCTGCGCCGCGTGTACATCGAGAGTCGCGGCTGGCTGCGGGTCTCCCGTGTCGAGCAGCTCGCGCCGGGCGTGGCGCTGCACCTGGCGGGCGTGAGCAGCCGTGAGGGGGCTGAGGAGTTACGGGGCCTGAACGTGTACGCCGCCGACAGTGACCTGCCGGAGCCGGAAGAAGGGATCTACTACTACCATGAGCTGCGCGGCCTCGCCGTGATCGACGCGTCTGGCGCGCCTGTGGGCGACGTGGTGGACGTGGAGGACGCCGGGCATCAGGACCTGCTCCTCGTCCGGCACGAGCGCGGCGAGTCGTTTGTGCCCCTCCAGGCGCCGTACGTGATGGTGAACCTGGATGAGCGGCGGCGTCCCGCATCGCTCACGCTTACCGGGGACACCCCGGCCAACCTGCTGCACGACGAGGATGGTGACGACGCCGGACTGCCCGGGGCGGAAGGTGGCCCACGTGACCGCTGA
- a CDS encoding KH domain-containing protein — translation MTTDPVDLTLFLAQSVVDQPALVRVSRRGPTVMVRVGPGEEGRLIGRQGRVIQAIRTLVRAASDPRDRLNVDLDAPRKA, via the coding sequence ATGACAACCGATCCCGTAGACCTGACCCTGTTCCTGGCGCAGAGCGTGGTGGACCAGCCGGCCCTGGTGCGCGTGTCTCGCCGCGGGCCCACCGTGATGGTCCGGGTTGGTCCGGGGGAAGAAGGGCGCCTGATTGGCCGGCAGGGCCGCGTGATACAGGCCATCCGGACCCTGGTGCGCGCCGCGTCCGACCCGCGTGACCGTCTGAACGTCGACCTGGACGCCCCCCGCAAAGCGTGA
- the rpsP gene encoding 30S ribosomal protein S16, giving the protein MVKIRLSRFGSAHNPHYRIVVADVRRPRDGGYIENLGHYDPRKTTENYLKVNAERAAYWIAQGAQPTQTARRLLKSQGVKVS; this is encoded by the coding sequence ATGGTTAAAATTCGCCTGTCCCGTTTCGGTTCCGCCCACAACCCCCACTACCGTATCGTCGTTGCGGACGTCCGTCGTCCCCGTGACGGTGGCTACATCGAGAACCTGGGTCACTATGACCCCCGCAAGACCACCGAGAACTACCTGAAGGTGAACGCCGAGCGCGCCGCCTACTGGATCGCGCAGGGCGCCCAGCCCACCCAGACGGCCCGCCGTCTCCTCAAGAGCCAGGGCGTCAAGGTCAGCTGA